The Faecalibacterium prausnitzii genome includes a window with the following:
- a CDS encoding iron-containing alcohol dehydrogenase, whose protein sequence is MARFTLPRDLYHGKGALEALKSFTGKKAMICVGGGSMKRFGFLDRAVSYLKEAGMEVELFEGIEPDPSVETVMRGAEAMLKFEPDWIIAMGGGSPIDAAKAMWIKYEYPEITFEEMCKVFGIPPLRRKAHFCAISSTSGTATEVTAFSIITDYQKGIKYPIADFEITPDVAIVDPDLAETMPKKLVAHTGMDAMTHAIEAYVSTAHCDYTDPLAIFAIRMIQGDLVDSYNGDMAKRDSMHNAQCLAGMAFSNALLGIVHSMAHKTGAAFADYGAHIIHGAANAMYLPKVIAFNAKDPEAKKRYGIIADEMKLGGANDDEKVQLLIAHLRGMNDALNIPHCIQHYGPDSYPAEQGFVPEEVFLERLPEIAKNAIGDACTGSNPRQPSQEEMEKLLKCCYYDTDVDF, encoded by the coding sequence ATGGCACGTTTTACTCTTCCCCGCGATCTGTACCACGGCAAGGGCGCGCTGGAAGCCCTGAAGTCCTTCACCGGCAAAAAGGCCATGATCTGTGTGGGCGGCGGCTCCATGAAGCGGTTCGGTTTCCTGGACCGTGCGGTCAGCTACCTGAAGGAAGCCGGCATGGAAGTCGAGCTGTTTGAAGGCATCGAGCCGGACCCCTCGGTCGAGACCGTCATGCGCGGTGCCGAGGCCATGCTGAAGTTCGAACCGGACTGGATCATCGCCATGGGCGGCGGTTCCCCCATTGACGCCGCAAAGGCCATGTGGATCAAGTACGAGTACCCGGAGATCACCTTTGAGGAGATGTGCAAGGTCTTCGGCATCCCGCCGCTGCGCCGCAAGGCACACTTCTGCGCCATCTCTTCCACCTCCGGCACCGCCACCGAGGTGACCGCATTCTCCATCATCACCGATTACCAGAAGGGCATCAAGTACCCCATCGCCGACTTCGAGATCACCCCGGACGTCGCCATCGTCGATCCCGACCTGGCTGAGACCATGCCCAAGAAGCTGGTCGCACACACCGGCATGGACGCCATGACCCACGCTATTGAGGCTTATGTCTCCACCGCACACTGTGATTATACCGACCCGCTGGCCATCTTTGCCATCCGGATGATCCAGGGCGATCTGGTGGACAGCTACAACGGCGACATGGCCAAGCGTGATTCGATGCACAACGCACAGTGCCTGGCCGGCATGGCCTTCTCCAACGCGCTGCTGGGCATCGTCCACTCCATGGCCCACAAGACTGGCGCTGCCTTTGCAGACTACGGCGCACACATCATCCATGGTGCAGCCAACGCCATGTATCTGCCCAAGGTCATCGCGTTCAACGCCAAAGACCCCGAAGCCAAAAAGCGCTATGGCATCATTGCCGACGAGATGAAGCTCGGCGGTGCCAATGACGACGAGAAGGTCCAGCTGCTCATCGCACACCTGCGCGGCATGAACGACGCGCTGAACATCCCCCACTGCATCCAGCACTACGGCCCGGATTCCTATCCTGCCGAGCAGGGCTTCGTTCCGGAGGAAGTCTTCCTGGAGCGTCTGCCGGAGATCGCCAAGAATGCCATCGGCGATGCCTGCACCGGTTCCAATCCCCGCCAGCCCAGCCAGGAGGAGATGGAGAAGCTGCTCAAGTGCTGCTACTACGATACCGACGTTGATTTCTGA
- a CDS encoding RNA polymerase sigma factor, translated as MGMTLKELLTKGEGTLSAQEAKTLASQCRMDVETLYTLLEERGIKVLDNEAEEDASLDVDSILAEVENAEANSDELGLGVDEEEEAEENPADLKAAMDELLDDPVKNYLKQIGQIPLLSAEQEVELSRRIHAGAEAAHILQADRIKYGAPEYIKKNSARFSFEEDENSRSYNEDLDDEGGEKSTEDAEEKAAEEKAEEEIENGPLTEERRQELLKTRRDGLNARRSLSEANLRLVVSIAKKHVGHNLAFLDLIQEGNIGLIKAAEKFDCDRGFRFSTYATWWIRQAITRAIADQARTIRIPVHMVETINRMRQATNQLVYQNGHEPTPEELAKAMDMSVERVREIQRMAQEPASLESPVGEEEDSSLGDFVADENAEAPGKAADRAMVAQQINQALKSLTPREEKVIRLRFGLDDGRPRTLEEVGRDFGVTRERVRQIEAKAIRKLHSRKCLALLNGLIE; from the coding sequence ATGGGCATGACTTTGAAGGAACTGTTGACGAAAGGCGAAGGCACCCTGAGCGCACAGGAGGCCAAAACGCTGGCCTCGCAGTGCCGGATGGATGTGGAGACCCTCTACACCCTGTTGGAGGAGCGCGGCATCAAAGTTCTGGACAACGAGGCGGAAGAGGATGCCAGCCTGGACGTGGACAGCATCCTTGCCGAGGTGGAGAACGCCGAGGCCAACAGCGATGAGCTGGGCCTGGGCGTTGACGAGGAAGAGGAAGCCGAGGAGAACCCGGCCGACCTGAAGGCAGCGATGGATGAGCTGCTGGACGACCCCGTGAAGAACTACCTCAAGCAGATCGGTCAGATCCCGCTGCTGAGCGCAGAGCAGGAAGTGGAGCTGAGCCGCCGTATCCATGCCGGTGCCGAAGCAGCACACATCCTTCAGGCAGACCGCATCAAGTACGGTGCGCCGGAGTACATCAAGAAGAACAGCGCCCGCTTCTCGTTCGAAGAGGATGAGAACAGCCGCAGCTACAACGAGGATCTGGACGACGAGGGCGGCGAGAAGTCCACCGAGGATGCCGAGGAAAAGGCAGCGGAAGAGAAGGCTGAGGAAGAGATCGAGAACGGCCCTCTGACCGAGGAGCGCCGTCAGGAGCTGCTGAAGACCCGCCGCGACGGCCTGAACGCCCGCCGCAGCCTGAGCGAAGCTAACCTGCGTCTGGTTGTTTCCATCGCCAAGAAGCACGTGGGCCACAATCTGGCATTCCTCGACCTGATCCAGGAGGGCAACATCGGCCTCATCAAGGCCGCTGAAAAGTTCGACTGCGACCGCGGCTTCCGCTTCTCCACCTACGCCACCTGGTGGATCCGTCAGGCCATCACCCGCGCCATCGCAGACCAGGCCCGTACCATCCGCATCCCGGTGCACATGGTCGAGACCATCAACCGGATGCGGCAGGCCACCAACCAGCTGGTCTACCAGAACGGCCACGAGCCCACCCCGGAAGAGCTGGCAAAGGCCATGGATATGAGCGTCGAGCGCGTCCGCGAGATCCAGCGCATGGCGCAGGAGCCGGCCAGCCTGGAAAGCCCCGTCGGTGAGGAGGAGGATTCCTCGCTGGGCGATTTCGTCGCCGACGAAAACGCGGAGGCTCCCGGCAAGGCAGCCGACCGCGCCATGGTGGCCCAGCAGATCAATCAGGCCCTCAAGAGCCTGACCCCCCGTGAGGAGAAGGTCATCCGGCTGCGCTTCGGTCTGGACGATGGCCGCCCCCGCACGCTGGAAGAGGTCGGCCGCGATTTCGGCGTTACCCGTGAACGTGTCCGCCAGATCGAAGCCAAGGCCATCCGCAAGCTGCACAGCCGCAAGTGCCTGGCGCTGCTGAACGGTCTGATCGAGTAA
- the ymfI gene encoding elongation factor P 5-aminopentanone reductase — MYDDEFELTFNLQDEDAAPVELPKAAEEAGPEAPAETREPAADEEPTIVLPDRRPEPAAEAAAPDMPQLEAPAAPEPQPEAPPRPANGRCVLISGGDRGIGAAAARAFYAAGDRVAVFYHTNADAAAALEQELPGCIAIQCDVASRASCEVAFHAAEQALGRVDVLVSNAGIAQQKLFTDITPDEWQHMLDVNLTGAFYLCQLALPGMIRRKAGRILTVSSMWGQTGGSCEVHYSAAKAGLIGLTKALAKEEGPSGITVNCVAPGVIDTDMMAAFTAEDKAALAEETPVGRLGSADEVAKLLVFLAGEDAGYITGQVFGVNGGLVI, encoded by the coding sequence TTGTACGATGACGAATTTGAGCTGACATTCAATCTGCAGGACGAGGACGCCGCACCGGTGGAGCTGCCCAAGGCAGCGGAAGAGGCCGGACCGGAAGCCCCGGCTGAAACGCGGGAACCCGCAGCCGATGAGGAACCGACCATCGTGCTGCCGGACCGCAGGCCGGAGCCAGCCGCAGAAGCGGCAGCGCCGGACATGCCGCAGCTGGAAGCACCCGCAGCACCCGAACCGCAGCCGGAGGCACCGCCCCGGCCTGCCAACGGGCGGTGTGTGCTGATCTCCGGCGGCGACCGGGGCATCGGCGCAGCGGCAGCGCGGGCGTTTTACGCGGCGGGCGACCGTGTGGCGGTGTTCTACCACACCAACGCCGACGCGGCGGCGGCTCTGGAACAGGAGCTGCCCGGCTGCATCGCCATCCAGTGCGATGTGGCATCCCGCGCCAGCTGCGAGGTCGCATTCCATGCGGCGGAGCAGGCGCTGGGCCGGGTGGATGTGCTGGTGAGCAATGCGGGCATCGCCCAGCAGAAGCTGTTCACCGACATCACCCCCGACGAATGGCAGCATATGCTGGACGTGAACCTGACCGGTGCGTTCTACCTGTGCCAGCTGGCACTGCCGGGGATGATCCGCCGCAAGGCGGGCCGCATCCTGACGGTCAGCAGCATGTGGGGCCAGACCGGCGGCAGCTGCGAGGTCCATTATTCCGCTGCCAAAGCGGGCCTCATCGGCCTGACCAAGGCCCTCGCCAAAGAGGAGGGCCCCAGCGGCATCACCGTCAACTGTGTGGCTCCGGGTGTCATCGACACCGATATGATGGCTGCCTTTACCGCCGAGGACAAGGCGGCACTGGCCGAGGAGACCCCGGTGGGCCGTCTGGGCAGTGCGGACGAGGTGGCGAAGCTGCTGGTGTTCCTCGCCGGAGAGGATGCCGGGTACATCACCGGCCAGGTGTTCGGCGTGAACGGCGGCCTGGTGATTTGA
- a CDS encoding nucleoside deaminase, protein MTDYELMGAALAEAEQAAALGEVPVGAVIAKDGEIIASAHNTRETEKNALHHAELLAIDAACKKLGGWRLWQCELFVTLEPCPMCSGAILNSRIRRVVYGAADTKAGCCGSVTDLFALPFNHHPAVENGLRAEEAQALLQAFFLRLREERAGKPRWRPPVTK, encoded by the coding sequence ATGACCGATTATGAACTGATGGGCGCGGCGCTGGCCGAAGCCGAACAGGCCGCTGCGCTGGGCGAAGTACCGGTGGGGGCCGTCATCGCGAAGGACGGCGAGATCATCGCGTCGGCCCACAATACGCGGGAGACCGAGAAAAATGCCCTCCACCATGCCGAGCTGCTGGCCATTGATGCGGCCTGCAAAAAGCTGGGCGGCTGGCGGCTGTGGCAGTGTGAGCTGTTCGTGACGCTGGAACCCTGCCCCATGTGCAGCGGGGCCATCCTCAACAGCCGTATCCGGCGGGTGGTCTACGGGGCGGCAGACACGAAAGCGGGCTGCTGCGGGTCGGTGACCGACCTGTTCGCCCTGCCGTTCAATCACCACCCGGCGGTGGAAAACGGGCTGCGGGCCGAGGAAGCACAGGCGCTGTTGCAGGCGTTTTTCCTCCGGCTGCGGGAGGAGCGGGCCGGCAAACCCCGCTGGAGACCGCCTGTGACAAAGTGA
- a CDS encoding CPBP family intramembrane glutamic endopeptidase, protein MKEKQEPAVFWKTFGLAALLWAALAAGSELLFPSSAAAPAGAAGLLRSCLVLPVAEELVFRGAALRLLRPLGRNAAILGQAVLFAALHGSLRAKAYALGMGLLFGWAADRSKSLLPGILLHILNNGAVLARCLAERGTP, encoded by the coding sequence GTGAAAGAAAAACAGGAACCGGCCGTGTTCTGGAAAACGTTCGGTCTGGCGGCACTGCTCTGGGCTGCGCTGGCAGCGGGGTCTGAACTGCTGTTTCCATCGTCGGCTGCGGCCCCGGCGGGGGCGGCAGGTCTCCTGCGCAGCTGTCTGGTGCTGCCGGTGGCGGAGGAACTGGTCTTTCGCGGGGCCGCGCTGCGGCTGCTGCGTCCGCTGGGGCGGAATGCGGCCATCCTGGGGCAGGCGGTGCTGTTTGCAGCGCTGCATGGCAGTCTGCGGGCCAAAGCGTACGCGCTGGGGATGGGGCTGCTCTTCGGATGGGCGGCAGACCGGTCGAAAAGCCTTCTGCCCGGCATCCTGCTGCATATCCTGAACAATGGGGCCGTGCTGGCCCGCTGCCTGGCAGAAAGGGGAACACCATGA
- a CDS encoding DegV family protein — MIRILTDSASDILPAEAEQLGVTVIPLNVTLEDGTVLRDGVDMTPSAYYEILAGCRKLPTTSQPSPELFENFFLEAAAAGDEVIGIFLSHALSGTYQCAKLAADMANVDNVLFVDSGHVCLSEALLVRLAVQLRDSGKTAGQIAAILEHAKEHLHLVAAIDDLKYLRKGGRLPAAVAVAGGMLGIKPLITIQDGKVAMAGKARGLPGAYVALFKKVEEMGGITPAFPALAGYTVSPREVTPIQAYLRDNLQQEDLLVRQIGCVIGTHAGPGAFGIAFFDKALTLDL; from the coding sequence ATGATCCGTATTCTCACCGATTCTGCGTCCGACATCCTGCCCGCCGAAGCCGAGCAGCTGGGCGTGACCGTCATCCCCCTGAACGTCACGCTGGAGGACGGCACCGTCCTGCGGGATGGCGTGGACATGACCCCCTCCGCCTACTATGAGATCCTGGCCGGGTGCCGCAAGCTGCCCACCACCAGCCAGCCCAGCCCGGAACTGTTCGAGAACTTCTTCCTCGAAGCCGCTGCCGCTGGGGACGAGGTCATCGGCATCTTCCTGTCCCACGCACTGTCCGGCACCTATCAGTGCGCCAAGTTGGCCGCCGACATGGCCAATGTGGACAACGTCCTCTTTGTGGACAGCGGACACGTCTGCCTGAGCGAAGCCCTGCTCGTTCGCCTGGCCGTCCAGCTGCGGGATTCCGGCAAAACGGCCGGTCAGATCGCCGCCATTCTGGAGCACGCCAAGGAGCACCTGCACCTTGTGGCCGCCATCGACGACCTGAAGTACCTGCGCAAGGGCGGCCGCCTGCCCGCTGCCGTAGCCGTCGCAGGCGGGATGCTGGGCATCAAGCCCCTTATCACCATCCAGGACGGCAAGGTCGCTATGGCAGGCAAGGCCCGCGGCCTGCCCGGCGCCTACGTGGCCCTGTTCAAGAAGGTCGAGGAGATGGGCGGCATCACCCCCGCCTTCCCGGCGCTGGCCGGTTACACCGTCTCCCCCCGTGAGGTGACGCCCATCCAGGCCTACCTGCGCGACAACCTGCAGCAGGAAGACCTGCTGGTCCGCCAGATCGGCTGTGTCATCGGCACCCACGCCGGCCCAGGCGCTTTCGGCATCGCCTTCTTCGACAA